A single genomic interval of Halichondria panicea chromosome 2, odHalPani1.1, whole genome shotgun sequence harbors:
- the LOC135331412 gene encoding uncharacterized protein LOC135331412, with protein MSIQLKLAVLLLACLGCAIAQETTTGFQTSGGGCRCEYIEQPPNELQCNPYRNAELRLECTILFPSSQTNKEVVWFRSQLQTQNPEITETHSNLDVWSMNRLDLSHPNIQIREQRQASTTTQSTWVRSQLVITDLNDSDVGNYWCKIKDENENEGFIPSDSVYLQPANAYSNFGECSDQSAQSKEERKCADWDTTGSTDPIPTQYTRTESSQPMTTEHVLSTSATNETPDTVGEGFTEEDDRRRSLTNELYISISILVLFGVMVLVLAPATLCLCVKRRRQGATVRSLRPDLERVRPANLQRRSATMPVVASDYLVPQPFLVVAPEQLQTIRVTQQPANRYSCETSLGHEYEDVQYAVSNNSSKHDYSNLTDSSVFMKKNEAYSVCSKIDSQRGITRLEEPHCNAVIISNPLYVRTTSQEERMSDDSDEYVDPTDCSYL; from the exons ATGAGTATTCAACTGAAGCTTGCAGTGCTCCTACTGGCTTGTTTAGGCTGTGCAATTGCACAAG AAACAACTACTGGTTTTCAGACAAGTGGTGGAGGTTGTAGATGCGAGTACATAGAGCAACCACCCAACGAACTCCAGTGTAACCCCTACCGAAACGCAGAGTTGAGACTTGAATGCACCATTCTCTTCCCCTCGTCTCAAACTAACAAAGAGGTGGTCTGGTTTCGTAGCCAACTGCAGACCCAAAACCCAGAAATAACTGAAACTCACTCGAATTTGGATGTTTGGTCTATGAACAGACTGGACCTCTCACATCCGAATATTCAGATACGAGAACAAAGACAGGCTTCAACTACAACTCAGAGCACTTGGGTTCGATCACAGCTTGTTATAACCGATTTAAATGATAGCGATGTAGGCAACTACTGGTGCAAGATTAAGGATGAAAATGAAAATGAAGGGTTTATCCCCAGTGACTCTGTGTATCTGCAACCAGCGAATGCTTACAGCAACTTTGGCGAGTGTAGTGACCAGTCTGCACAGTCGAAAGAGGAGAGGAAATGTGCCGACTGGGACACGACTGGCAGTACTGATCCGATCCCAACACAGTACACTAGAACTGAATCATCTCAGCCCATGACAACTGAACACGTTTTATCGACAAGTGCAACTAATGAAACTCCTGATACAGTTGGTGAGGGATTCACTGAAGAAGATGACCGTCGTCGATCTCTTACAAATGAGCTGTACATATCTATCTCAATTCTCGTATTATTTGGTGTGATGGTGCTGGTGCTTGCACCTGCTACACTCTGCTTGTGTGTCAAGAGGAGGAGACAAG GAGCAACTGTCAGAAGCCTTAGGCCTGATCTGGAGAGAGTTCGTCCCGCTAACCTACAGAGGCGGTCTGCAACCATGCCAGTGGTTGCCTCTGACTACCTCGTCCCTCAACCTTTTCTCGTGGTTGCTCCAGAACAGCTGCAGACTATTCGAGTAACTCAACAACCTGCAAATCGGTACAGCTGTGAAACATCACTAGGACACGAGTACGAAGATGTGCAATATGCTGTCAGTAACAACAGCTCAAAACACGATTACTCTAACTTAACCGATTCTTCAGTTTTCATGAAGAAAAATGAGGCTTACAGCGTGTGTTCAAAAATCGACAGTCAAAGAGGGATAACAAGGCTGGAGGAACCTCATTGTAATGCTGTGATTATATCCAATCCACTGTATGTAAGGACAACATCACAAGAAGAGAGGATGAGTGATGACTCTGATGAGTACGTGGATCCTACTGACTGCTCATATCTTTGA
- the LOC135331411 gene encoding cytoplasmic dynein 2 intermediate chain 2-like codes for MFQDEVLNPVDIDSCWKKEKSSREISSQTSETLTNDSSVQTSEAQEVGVQTDEVKSKPLPLVVDDSQGLKDFLRRVEPLVTQQLQISNRSHAFDGYKVFWEEESKAVSCKHTLTEASLNNEYNCTGLSWNCSGSVLAVAYGKLDHQDWCSHKSYLCTWNLDRRSLDPSKADLSIDVPSCLMCVAFHPEHPALVAGGTFNGEVRIWNTSLEGDPLTASSGLSDLGHKEPIAELSWILDEESRERRHLLLSLGNDGKVLVWACEEGVRVVRACRLLTESIPRSLRVSRAKGSTEVGGTCLSFSSEDKSLFVVGSENGGLFKCSMQASVSIGDTPIIESDLQSPIQFVFRPHHGPVYAISCSPFHRNLFLSCGTDGTARLYSQLDASPVLSIEPGCGYLFSVRWSVTRPLVFAVGTGDGQLLIYDLKSSHIKPCVSLEASPQKKAVYSVAYNHKRPQFLASGDACGVVKVWRLSTQLTAVASNEVEQLNSLATDTVAASTGTL; via the exons ATGTTTCAAGATGAGGTACTGAATCCTGTAGATATTGATTCCTGCTGGAAGAAAGAAAA GTCCTCGAGAGAAATATCCTCACAAACAAGTGAAACATTGACTAACGACTCCAGTGTGCAGACCTCAGAGGCTCAAGAAGTTGGG GTTCAGACTGATGAGGTAAAGTCCAAACCTTTGCCCCTAGTGGTGGACGATTCACAG GGATTGAAGGATTTCCTGAGGAGGGTGGAGCCTCTAGTTACCCAGCAACTTCAGATAAGCAACAGGAGTCATGCCTTCGATG GGTATAAAGTGTTCTGGGAGGAGGAATCTAAAGCTGTGTCATGCAAGCACACTCTTACCGAGGCGTCACTAAATAATGAG TACAACTGTACGGGGTTGTCATGGAACTGTTCTGGCTCAGTGCTAGCTGTGGCATACGGGAAGTTAGACCACCAAGACTGGTGCTCACATAag TCCTACCTCTGTACTTGGAATCTGGACAGGAGATCACTGGATCCTAGTAAAGCTGACCTAAGTATTGACGTACCG AGCTGCCTGATGTGTGTGGCGTTTCACCCAGAGCACCCCGCCCTAGTCGCTGGGGGGACTTTTAACGGGGAGGTGAGGATCTGGAACACCAGTCTGGAGGGAGACCCACTTACTGCCTCATCGGGCCTCTCTGACCTCGGACACAAAGAGCCCATTGCAGAG CTGTCGTGGATTCTGGATGAGGAGAGTCGAGAGCGTCGCCACTTGCTACTCAGCCTCGGCAACGATGGGAAGGTGcttgtgtgggcgtgtgaggAGGGCGTGAGGGTCGTGAGGGCGTGTAGGCTGCTCACCGAGAGCATCCCTCGCAGTCTCAGAGTCAGTAGAGCCAAGGGAAGCACGGAAGTGGGAG GAACTTGTTTGTCGTTTTCAAGTGAAGACAAGAGTCTGTTTGTAGTGGGGTCAGAAAATGGAGGACTCTTCAAATGCTCAATGCAGGCGTCTGTTTCTATTGGAGATACTCCCATCA TTGAGAGTGATCTTCAGTCACCCATCCAGTTTGTGTTCCGGCCCCACCATGGCCCAGTGTACGCCATCTCTTGCTCACCCTTCCATCGCAACCTCTTCCTCTCTTGTGGCACTGATGGTACTGCAAGACTCTACTCTCAGCTTGAT GCCTCTCCTGTGTTATCGATAGAGCCTGGGTGTGGCTACCTGTTCTCTGTGCGCTGGTCTGTGACCAGGCCACTGGTGTTTGCTGTCGGGACTGGGGATGGACAGCTGCTCATATACGACCTTAAG TCATCTCACATTAAACCGTGTGTTTCACTGGAGGCTAGTCCACAAAAGAAAGCTGTCTATTCTGTGGCATACAATCACAAAAG GCCTCAGTTTCTTGCCAGTGGTGATGCTTGTGGTGTCGTCAAGGTGTGGAGATTAAGTACTCAGCTGACAGCTGTTGCTAGCAACGAGGTAGAGCAACTCAACTCCCTAGCAACCGACACAGTAGCTGCCAGTACTGGAACGCTATAA
- the LOC135331408 gene encoding sorting nexin-14-like, with protein sequence MEYTVHTILAQVEGKAFWGAVALIFISFHLSNFLLYLLLLWCAGAGLLVAYTMLRVIPRLPNLLLHKPHPPRHSPKSSAHSEKRSQCPVCEDSSCTRHTRAAGREYLHPWDNISVPSSVDSALTELFELVLKRFVYSWHRGLAQSAEGFEDDLRLNIRFAVASLLRRAQRIDIPHIISHKLLQAVASHIYICNRVRRKLPLDASIAQIEAAVLQEYGSHLHTAMRGPTGNSRYFRQLTKTLIPLLLPEQVLHSRMMSSFIQELFTMKIFVPAMNFVAKPDFLNKLLLIVFNKNSRLEPMFGPETKSVMFLARFAKRRAFTRKPRPLSIPLKKLLEEQDKLYIFMNFMKSKSAIHVLQVYLTLDDLKLRVNNCTEGTACNVLSQVETLYRNYLHPSSHTYLPVDNVLTLTTVLEDSEATPMEKCVQLKEKGVFAYIRGHIYNELLVKIFYPQFCHDYKFYDIHISQRNAGASKSGRTGDKWRQKTSQVSMKVRLKPPSSPEPNSEQGRESPSVPEATPTSNLSIPVRIKVVDAVTTSHADGLRPYTIYYILASRKDGDSSKNYLVKRRFKEFICLDAKLRHFHGSIPPNLPSKRTFRNLDKAFVDTRIKELEQYLQELIETPGVREGQVLASFLDESSDPTLFMPDTVGDKAGKVINSVTNIFKNEKGPYVEELLQSLLQMIEHPQTPPSSDDMNVTGGTNRESSSRYVEQQCEDMSNQETKPWHKPPSLGTSVQIDSLMDLVVMLATNVYQVNPLQLTTLMLVKLLGQESIESVVYNFIAGRIDMMTNEQKLIQLIYLFRDNLFFNKDPPRTHEDICERLKTTFHYLATYPNPLVMHAVGEQRYRDGTARIIEGLQCRELNKQLFFKLLDIFILELFPELQQHD encoded by the exons ATGGAGTATACAGTCCATACCATCCTAGCCCAAGTCGAAGGGAAGGCCTTCTGGGGTGCTGTTGCCCTCATCTTCATATCCTTCCATCTCAGCAA TTTCCTTCTGTACCTACTGTTACTATGGTGTGCTGGAGCTGGTCTACTGGTCGCATACACCATGTTGAG AGTCATCCCTCGACTACCCAACCTCCTTCTTcacaagccccacccacctcgCCATAGCCCTAAAAGCTCCGCCCACTCAGAGAAACGCTCGCAGTGCCCAGTGTGTGAGGATTCTTCCTGCACGAGGCACACGAGAGCAGCTGGGAGGGAGTACCTACAC cCATGGGACAACATATCAGTGCCCTCAAGTGTAGACTCAGCTCTCACAGAG CTCTTTGAGCTAGTTCTAAAAAGATTTGTCTACTCTTGGCATAG AGGGCTAGCTCAATCTGCCGAAGGTTTCGAAGATGATCTTCGGTTAAATATACGATTTGCAGTAGCGAGTCTATTGAGGAGAGCTCAGAGAATTGACATTCCTCACATCATCTCACACAAGCTACTGCAAGCAGTGGCTTCTCATATTTATATTTGCAACCGAGTGAGAAGAAAAT TGCCTCTGGATGCGTCAATAGCCCAGATTGAGGCAGCAGTGTTGCAGGAGTATGGTAGTCACTTACACACAGCGATGAGAGGTCCCACAGGGAACAGCAGGTACTTCAGGCAACTCACCAAAACCCTCATTCCTCTTCTACTACCTGAACAAGTGCTACactcaag GATGATGTCCAGTTTTATTCAGGAACTCTTCACAATGAAGATTTTTGTGCCAGCCATGAACTTTGTCGCTAAACCA GACTTTCTGAACAAGCTCCTGTTGATTGTGTTTAACAAGAACTCG CGACTTGAGCCCATGTTTGGTCCAGAGACAAAGAGCGTTATGTTCCTGGCACGGTTTGCCAAGAGGAGGGCATTCACTCgtaagccccgcccactttcTATTCCCCTGAAGAAGCTATTAGAGGAACAAGACAAATTGTACATATTCATGAACTTTATGAAGTCTAAGAGTGCCATCCATGTTCTGCAAGTCTATCTCACTTTGG ATGATCTCAAACTGAGGGTGAACAATTGCACTGAGGGCACTGCTTGTAATGTCCTCTCCCAGGTGGAGACTCTGTACAGGAACTACTTACacccctcctcacacacttATTTACCAGTAGACAACGTCCTAACGCTAACCACAG TTCTGGAAGATTCTGAGGCTACTCCTATGGAGAAGTGTGTCCAACTCAAAGAGAAGGGTGTGTTTGCATACATTCGTGGACACATCTACAATGAGCTTCTCGTCAAGATATTCTATCCACAGTTCTGTCACGACTATAAG TTCTATGATATCCACATCTCCCAGCGTAATGCTGGTGCCAGTAAGAGTGGGAGAACAGGTGACAAATGGAGACAAAAGACGTCGCAAGTCTCAATGAAGGTCAGGCTCAAACCACCCTCAAGTCCAGAGCCCAATAGCGAGCAAGGAAGGGAAAGTCCCTCCGTTCCCGAGGCTACGCCCACTTCAAATCTGTCCATACCTGTCCGGATCAAGGTGGTGGATGCAGTCACTACTAGTCACGCAGATGGACTGAGGCCGTACACTATCTACTACATACTGGCCTCCAGGAAGGATGGGG ACTCTAGCAAGAACTATTTGGTCAAGCGTCGTTTCAAGGAGTTTATTTGCCTGGATGCTAAGCTGCGAcacttccatgggtccatccCTCCCAATCTGCCATCAAAGAGGACCTTCAGAAACCTCGACAAGGCATTCGTAGATACGAGGATAAAAGAACTGGAGCAGTACCTTCAAGAGTTGATTGAGACTCCTGGAGTGAGGGAGGGTCAGGTGCTGGCTAGTTTCTTGGACGAGTCGTCTGATCCAACACTGTTTATGCCCGACACTGTTGGAGACAAagctg GCAAAGTAATCAACAGTGTCACAAATATATTTAAAAACGAG AAAGGTCCTTATGTGGAGGAGCTCCTGCAGAGCCTACTTCAAATGATAGAGCATCCCCAAACTCCTCCGTCGAGTGACGACATGAACGTAACGGGTGGGACTAATCGAGAGAGCTCGTCCAGATACGTAGAGCAGCAGTGTGAGGACATGTCTAACCAAGAGACCAAACCCTGGCACAAACCACCCTCCCTTGGAA CCTCTGTCCAGATAGACAGTTTGATGGACCTTGTAGTGATGCTGGCCACCAACGTTTACCAAGTGAACCCACTGCAGCTCACCACTCTCATGCTGGTCAAGCTACTCGGCCAGGAGTCCATTGAGTCTGTCGTTTACAA TTTCATCGCTGGTAGAATTGATATGATGACTAACGAACAGAAGTTGATTCAACTCATTTACTTGTTCAGAG ACAACCTATTTTTCAACAAAGATCCACCAAG AACACACGAGGATATTTGTGAGAGACTGAAAACTACCTTCCACTATCTTGCTACTTACCCCAACCCCCTTGTGATGCATGCTGTTGGTGAGCAGAGATACAGAGACGGAACCGCCAGGATCATCGAGGGCCTACAGTGCAGAGAACTAAACAAACAACTGTTCTTCAAGCTCCTTGATATTTTTATTTTAGAATTATTTCCTGAGTTACAACAACATGATTGA
- the LOC135331415 gene encoding uncharacterized protein LOC135331415, translated as MWRAFADIIRRHSHAFLASTVAPASANQDTGSATTTEPHNYEMQLLAKYNLSSNSTNSNDERIRAIAKMGHLCWTGGTDVAEFAGKLYLPDLTAILENYMESLAVKLQVVKTIAEFCYGNKTNQNLARSLSIIDSLINQMCTQEEDVEMRRWSLHALFFILIDNDINQAVTMRNPNLKRCLRAGKKDSWEGWEHNEGTELAFMLKLTLAI; from the exons ATGTGGAGAGCATTTGCAGACATTATAAGGAGACACTCTCATGCCTTCCTTG CATCAACTGTTGCGCCTGCCAGTGCAAACCAGGACACAGGTAGTGCTACAACTACAGAGCCTCACAATTATGAGATGCAGCTACTAGCCAAGTACAACCTTTCCTCCAACTCAACCAACAGCAATGATGAGAGGATACGTG CAATTGCCAAAATGGGACACCTGTGCTGGACTG GAGGAACGGATGTGGCTGAATTTGCAGGCAAACTGTACCTCCCTGATCTGACAGCTATCCTTGAAAATTATATGGAATCGTTGGCGGTGAAGCTA CAAGTGGTCAAGACAATCGCTGAGTTCTGTTACGGGAACAAGACTAATCAGAACCTAGCAAGAAGCCTCTCAATAATTGATTCCTTAATTAACCAGATGTGTACGCAAGAAGAGGATGTAGAAATG AGAAGGTGGTCCCTCCATGCTCTGTTCTTCATTTTGATCGACAATGACATAAACCAGGCTGTTACAATGAGAAATCCAAACTTGAAG AGATGTTTGCGTGCGGGGAAGAAGGACAGTTGGGAAGGCTGGGAGCACAATGAAGGAACGGAGCTGGCATTCATGCTGAAACTGACTCTAGCAATATGA
- the LOC135331416 gene encoding methylated-DNA--protein-cysteine methyltransferase-like, whose protein sequence is MYKMEETVVYKTPIGALKLVANDEGMCAVKWLFGKHSVLTRNESPDTVGKASADSSKAQEHLRACRKWLDAYFDGSLLAVKPAIPKPPLVLPDKSPFFHSVWETLLSSGVGETLTYKDLAGRSGKPTAARAAGNAVKSHSLPILVPCHRVVKSSGQRAAKKSVGVCAPYEIGQYSGGDGTETKQWLLAHEQAMIKQKL, encoded by the exons atgtataagatgGAGGAAACAGTTGTGTACAAAACTCCTATTGGAGCATTGAAGCTTGTAGCTAATGATGAAGGAATGTGTGCTGTGAAATGGCTGTTTGGAAAGCACTCTGTTCTAACTCGGAATGAAAGCCCTGACACCGTTGGAAAGGCATCAGCTGACTCTTCAAAAGCTCAGGAGCATCTGAGAGCTTGTCGGAAATGGTTAGATGCTTACTTTGATGGATCTCTATTGGCTGTTAAGCCTGCTATCCCAAAACCTCCTTTGGTTCTTCCAGATAAAA GTCCCTTCTTTCACAGTGTGTGGGAGACTCTACTGTCTAGTGGTGTAGGAGAGACACTCACTTATAAAGATTTGGCAGGACGCTCTGGGAAACCAACTGCTGCAAGGGCTGCTGGCAATGCAGTCAAGAGTCACAGTCTACCTATCCTGGTGCCCTGTCACCGGGTGGTGAAGAGTTCTGGTCAACGTGCTGCAAAGAAAAGTGTTGGAGTGTGTGCCCCATATGAAATAGGACAGTATAGTGGAGGAGATGGGACAGAAACAAAGCAATGGCTGCTAGCTCATGAGCAAGCAATGATAAAACAGAAACTATGA
- the LOC135331417 gene encoding small ribosomal subunit protein mS26-like, with protein sequence MAYCLHRSLFLRRSGRNLLSTRLFHTSKIKCTPKHYSHAKEDVIAYSKFRKELSESRFQFQKELRAHQEMSMEEFNAQAAEEGRLEREAEEKVLETNRVELERMACKREEMIERRKNRREEKFIRGTGARGAWEEKRTERKEEEVAQVQNACSSFITMENLEEKIQEIVDNEIEYNFALSTTGKIIIS encoded by the exons ATGGCCTACTGTCTTCATAGATCACTCTTCTTGAGAAGGTCTGGTAGAAATTTGCTGTCCACAAGACTCTTTCATACCTCAAAAATAAAATGTACTCCAAAGCACTATTCTCATGCCAAAGAAGATGTCATTGCATACAGCAAGTTCAGGAAAGAGCTGAGTGAAAGTCGTTTTCAATTCCAGAAGGAACTCAGAGCCCATCAAGAGATGAGCATGGAGGAGTTTAACGCACAGGCAGCAGAAGAAGGCAGACTTGAGAGAGAAGCGGAGGAAAAAGTGTTAGAAACAAATCGAGTTGAGCTTGAAAGAATGGCCTGTAAAAG GGAGGAAATGATTGAAAGACGGAAGAACAGACGTGAAGAGAAGTTCATTAGAGGAACTGGGGCTCGAGGCGCTTGGGAAGAAAAGCGAACAGAGCGAAAGGAAGAAGAAGTTGCTCAAGTTCAG AACGCATGCTCTTCTTTCATCACTATGGAGAACTTGGAAGAGAAGATTCAAGAAATAGTGGACAATGAAATAGAGTACAACTTTGCTCTCTCCACAACCGGCAAAATAATCATTTCGTGA
- the LOC135331413 gene encoding uncharacterized protein LOC135331413 — MVNLTRFRRRNQQQAPRIVDKPERERHYLSIIGSVLSCILLIVCLCLKEWANAVVDKSTNSVGQVGQCVFSFGLTQVSCIYGTAQTSASMTEYYTTSQQILISCILSVSVLILVSSIVATVISLGYPREKVEFLRHFAVFNIVSLLCTVLVAGLWLAVVETLPTNKLCKAQPNVEVHFGYSYYILLVSGLFSLGGAAFNLLFARSAAERRRNLRNRYRQEQISARQLTNRSAMNTLSRSSRRSGPPPLYNLLENSATDVSDTDGEAETSMSEPEYTETEPESPPPAYIP; from the exons ATGGTAAACTTGACCCGGTTTAGAAGAAGGAACCAACAGCAAGCACCTAGAATTGTTGACAAACCTGAAAGAGAGCGTCACTACTTGTCGATAATAGGCAGTGTGTTGTCGTGTATACTGTTGATTGTGTGCCTGTGTCTCAAGGAATGGGCCAATGCGGTTGTTGATAAATCTACTAACTCTGTTGGACAAGTCGGACAATGTGTCTTTAGCTTTGGTCTCACACAAGTGTCGTGCATCTATGGAACCGCACAAACCTCTGCGTCTA TGACCGAGTACTACACCACATCACAGCAGATTCTGATCTCATGTATACTCAGTGTATCTGTGCTCATTCTGGTCTCCTCCATTGTGGCCACTGTCATCAGTCTCGGCTACCCCAGGGAAAAGGTGGAGTTTCTCAGACACTTCGCTGTCTTTAATATCGTGTCAC TACTGTGTACTGTCTTGGTGGCTGGTCTGTGGCTAGCAGTTGTTGAAACACTCCCTACAAACAAGCTCTGTAAAGCACAACCAAATGTGGAGGTTCATTTCGGGTACTCTTACTACATTCTCCTAGTGTCTGGTCTCTTTTCTCTTGGTGGTGCTGCTTTCAACTTGCTGTTTGCACGATCAGCTGCAGAGAGAAGAAGAAATCTGAGAAATAGATACAG GCAAGAACAAATTTCAGCTCGACAACTGACAAATCGATCAGCTATGAACACCCTGTCGAGATCGTCTCGAAGGAGTGGGCCCCCTCCATTATACAACCTCCTCGAGAACTCAGCCACTGATGTCAGTGACACAGATGGTGAAGCAGAGACCTCAATGAGTGAGCCCGAATACACTGAGACTGAACCAGAGTCACCTCCACCAGCTTATATACCatag